Below is a genomic region from Alosa sapidissima isolate fAloSap1 chromosome 19, fAloSap1.pri, whole genome shotgun sequence.
TAGAGGATGTGTGTatggtatacagtatgtgctacTAACAAAGGAACATCAGCTGTCTGTAAGCATAATGACCTTGTACAGTTAATTAGTTTCTGTATTCCTAATCAAGTGTCCCTGTGGTGTGCCTGTTAGTCACGACTGGATGGTTACCACcagaagatggaggaggacGTGCTGCAGATGGTTGGCAGAGCCCGACAGGAGGGAGTGGAGCGGATCTCCAGGCTCCAGAAGAAGTATGGCTCCTCCAGAGAACCTGAGGACCTAGCAGAAACTCTGGTTCAGGTGAAGAGATTAGTTCTACCGTTCCCTCATGATATGACATAACTGGAATAAAAAATGTACATGGCCTTATGGTCACTGAGATTAGTGCTAAAGTGAGCTGTTGGCATAATTTGTTCTAACAAGGGAGTTTtcacaatgaaaatgaataattttggatgaacattttattattgtttctTGTGTGTAAAATATGTTGAAAGTATGTTGCATAGTACTTAGCTAGATTTATTTGAGgagattttgtctttttaaacCTCCTGTACATCTCTGCGTGTAGAAAGAGGCACAGCAGGACCTCCTGATAGAGAACTCCCAGCAGAGGGCTCTGATGAGGAAACTACAGGCACTGGGTCAGTGGAGAGAGGTGGTGGCTGTGGGAAAACTACAGCGGGAGCTCCTCAGCACCAAACAGGTACTGGACCTCAGGGAGTCTGGACATCACTCACGCAGGAGGATGATCTAGAGTGAAGTATATTGATAGGGTGGCTACATaatacatatatataatataatacaattGACATTTTTGTGTAGAGAGAAGGCCATTGAATGTTTGAGAGTTGCTTGTAAGTgaatctgtactgtatgtgtgtgtagagggagcTGCAGAGGCAGCTGGCCTGCGTTAGAGTGCAGCTGGAATCTGAGCAGCAGGGGGCGCTGCTGCAGCAGGAGCTGGAGGCCCTGAGGGAGGTCATGCAGCATAGCCAGAAGGAGGTCCACCTCGCCAGGAAGCAGCTCAGCCAAAAGGTAGAGCCCAGCCGCTTTCCCATCATTCCCACACGCTTTACACCCCATGGAGTTTAAGCGCAACAAGTCCTGTTAGAATGTGAAAGCATCCCTGCGACTGTTACTGTGACATTGTTGGGCGCAAGTACCTCCGCTTAGGATGCAACATGTTAGGGCAGTGTACGTGCTGTTGAAGATTTGAATACTGCCCTCAGTGATGGGATAAATTGTGTCTAAATGCTGGTAAAGGCAACTAGTAACTCGTACAATTaattcagagagaaagagatgagattAAAACAGTGTACTTgaattatggtgtgtgtgtgtttaattcaGAGTGTGTTCCACTGTTTGTCAGAGCCAGCGTCTGCAGGAGGTGGAGCAAGGCGGCGCCCAGGAGGAGCGCATGCGCATGCAGCTGCACAGCTCGGGAGCGCTGGGTCTGCAGCGTCTGCAGGAGGAGgctgaggacagagagagggtgataaAGGAGCTCACCAAACAACTGCACACTGGACGCAGACATAGCCAGCTACAGCTGCAGCACAGCAGCAAAGAACTGcagcaggtgagacacacacacacacacacacacacatttacagtcaGGTATGGACATTAACTTCCATACAAGGGACAGCTGGCATAGCAAGCTATTAGTCCAGCAGCACATTGGAACACAGGGGTGCTTATGCTATGGATgtgtacagtacaaacacacattaactaATTGTAACATGGGTTGCTAGTACTACAGATCCTACACAGTATTGAAAAGCTATATCTGTGGATAGTCCACACACCTACATGTTGTTACAAACAATTTTAGGCTTCAGTGGAGAGCGATGTGGAACAGTACCAAACATTGTAGATAAAAATGTGAGTGTCGTGTGTCTTTCATCTGAGGAGTGAAGGTGAGTAGTACATTTGGTTTGCTGCAGTTGGAGGGTGGCATAGAGGGTGGTGGTATCCTAGGTGAGGGTTGGTTTGTGTTGTGTAAGGAgtacagtcatttcctgtgtattagccgcattgtgtataaaccgcagaaCAGTGTTTAATGCAAGTCAAATGCAAAATCAATGTTTAAACCTCGGCTAATAGTAGGGAAATAACAGTaactgtggtgtgttgtgtaggTGAGGAGTAAACTCCAGCAGGAGAGGGGTCTAAAGCAGGAGGCCTTTCAGCTGGTCAGTCAGCTGCAGAGGCAGGTCAGTGCAGGGACGGCTCTCCCCAGCTGCACCTCCACACCAGGTAACGTCACAGCTCAGCTACATGCTCCGCAGATCCAATCAACCAGTGTTCAATAAACATAATGCACCATCATTACATTGCTTGTTCTCATAATGCTTGAAGTAAGAGTGTTTATCACAGTGTTAGAGGTAATATCATAGTATTTCTTTAGGAGGGTAATTGATGAAGCTCTACCTTAGGTCTAGTTGCAGGCAGAAGCTCTAGGACCTCCCCCATCCTCTTCCTCAGAAACTCCAGAGGATCGTCCTCAGGTATGGTTAAGTTGCTTCAAGGGATTCAGCTTTGTTATTGCTAACCTTACCAAAGCTCATGTTCATGATATTTGTCTAGATTCACACTAGCTCTAGTGGTGTCTAGTCCAGGCAGAATTCAGCAGATATTGCCGCTTGATATGAGTGTCCCAACTGAGTTCTGCTCCTCTGTGTATCAGGTACGATGGCCAGAAAGCTCAGGAGAGACGACACAGAGGACAGCGGCGTAGAAGCACTTCAATCAGTTAACACGGACGCAAAGATGGTCTTCTCAAAGTCAAAACAGGTGAGGACAGACCCTTGAGTCAGCAATCATGCCGTGTCAGTTTGCATGCCGTGAAGTCATCAGATATCTAGGAGCTCAGTCTGTTATCACATTCCAATCAGGCTGTGATCCAGGACATCGGATGCATGCTGGACTTcataaaatgcattttggcattGTGTGAATCCCAACATGCATTGCTTTAAGCCAGCGCCATAAGTGGCTACTTGAAGACAAACCCACCCATTCACTTGTCTAATTTTAATGTGTTGATCCCTTTTGGCAGAGTCTCTCTCAACTGCGTCTGCACTCCTCTGAGGCACTGTTACCAAACCTCACTGATGGGCGTAGcagccctctcctcctcaccctgcaGAGACCATAGATGGATGTCTGTGCACTCAAACTGCTGTTTATGTTTCACATACCATTTCTCTAGACACAAACATAACAAGCATGTTTTAAAATAGAGGCAGCAATTCACTtcattttgaacatttgaatGAAATGTAGTATAATCATGTTGTTGATTAATGACAGAATATGGCTTCAGTTTAGAGGTCTTTACTTTTCTAATGTATCCCTGatcttttattaaaaaaaacctttacagccaaaacatattttttcatCTCACTTCTTTCACATATAGAATAGGCAACTTTATATAAAAGTTTTGCCACTATGGGCACATAGAACATTCATAATACATCCACAACAATGAAGAATACAGATTAAAACgaagagagaaataaaatagaaattgGTTGTTGATTAGGCATTTTTGTGTGCAACCGGCACTGAAGGTTCCTTTAAAGGAAGACATCATTACCAGTGACCCTGTAGAAATAGTTTTTACACTGGATTTCATTTCCCAGTTTTTAGCTGTTTGCTTTACATGAGCTCATGCTGCCGCTGGGGACGAGGCTGGTGGTGTACACCTGGGTCAGGTGTTGGGGGCGAGGCTGATGGTGTACACCTGGGTCAGGTGTTGGGGGCGAGGCTGGTGGTGTACAGGTAGGAGACGTTCCCTGCCTGGATCTGGAAGGTCTGGCCCTGGATGTGGTGGCTAGGGATCTGCTGGCTGGTCTGGCTGATGCAGATAGGCTGTCCGGCCTGGCTGCTGATGTGGATGGCctggctctccctctccccctgggTGGGTGCAGTGGTGTCCGAGGCCACGGTCAGCTGCGGCAGGCCGGCGTGGTGGTGAGGCTGCGGCAGGAGCTGGGTGGCGCCGCCGCGTGGTTGAAGGAGCTGTAGCGCCCCCTGGCTGCCTGGCTGGGGCTGCGCCTGGGCGTGCTGGTGCAGCTGCTCCATGGCCTCCTTGGTGAGGATGACGTGCATCTGCTCGCCGTGCCCGACGCTGCCGCCGGCCCCTGTGCTCACCTGGCCCTCCAGCATGCTGATGGTCTGGATGTGTGCTGCGGAGGGGTCACCTGTGTCCTGCGTCACCAGCATGTGGTGCCCCGACGGCTGGGTGAGCAGAGTGAGGCTTTGGGCGGCCTGGGGGTCACTCCCGCCCCCCGCTCCGTTGCTCTCgctcgtcgtcgtcgtcgtcgtggTGATGATGCTGATCCCCGACTCCTGGCCAGGAACAAAGTTGATGTTCTCCACGTCGCCCGTTACCACCAGCTGAATCTCCTGCTGGTCACCCCCAGCGGGCACCTGATAGGGCTGCAGCTGGATGAGGCCCCGCACGTCGTCCGAAGCCGAGCCCGACACCCCAGaactcaacaccaccccttCCCCAGGGGCATCGTGGGTCTCCAGGGCCGTGCTAGGGTCGCGGGGCCACTCCTTGCTGTGGGTCTTGGCGTGGACCTTGAGGTTGTCGGGCCGAGCGAAGGACAAGCTACAGACAGAGCAGCTGAAGGGCTTCTTACCAGAGTGTGAGGACACGTGACGCCTGTGCGCGCTCGCATCTGAGAAGGACTTACCGCACACGCTGCATACGTACGGCTTCTCCCCCCTGCACAGGATGGATTAACACACAAAACAGCATGTAATGCATGAATTAATACCAGAGCAAATTGGCATTTGAATAATTACAGTATTTGTAAACAGGACAGTTAAGTACCGGTATTCACTAAGATCTTTTCCCTCTAGATATAGCAATCTATATCTGTTAGTAAGACTGTTTGTATCTGATCAGTCAAGTTGAAGTTGCTCACCTGTGGATTCTGATGTGGGTCTGAAGGGTGCTCTTGGCTGTAAAACACTTTCCACAGATTTCACACGTGAAGGGCTTCTCACCTATACAGAACAAGAGGTAGGTCTATGTCTGCTAGCGTAATACTTTGCAAAACGTTGACCCTTTGGCTAATGAATTTCATTAACCTTATGCATTATTAGATAATAATTAGACGTctaaaaggatttttatttcttggcaacaaagcattttgtcAAAAAAAAGAGTATCAAAATGTGTCCTTGGAGAAAATTCTTGGCAGTATTTACCCGTGTGAGTTCTCAGGTGCTTCTTGAGCTGGGCAGCGTCCAGAAAGCGTCTTTGGCAGTGGGCACACTCAGGCAGTGACTGGCTTGTGTGAATCCTGTAGTGGCTCTTTAGCTGCCGCTTCTGGGTGAAACTTCGTCCACACTGGTCACAGCTGAACAACTTCTGCTCTAGAAGGGAAATAAGTGTTATGGGAAAGAAAGAGATTGCTGCTGCCAGCCTACCATCTTGTCAGCTTAATTTTGGTATGTCAATTGGGAAAAATGTACCAGATATATTTCCTTTGAAACCAACCAAGTTTATTGTTATCTGTACCCATTAGCTCCTGTACTCAATTCATAATGATGTTGACCACAATTGATGCAAAGGAAATTGGAGAACTGAGGTGTGAAATAGCAAGACACAAAAGATCAAAATCACTTCATTTTTCACATGTACTGTAGCTGTACTGAGAGTCGGCCTACCGGTGTGCAAGTTCATGTGCTCCTGTAGAGAGTGTTTGGTTGACAGGGCTTTTTTGCAGATGGTGCAGACATGAGGCTTCTCCCCGGTGTGCATCTGCTGGTggatcaggagtgtgtgtttctgagtgaAGTCCTTTCCACATATATGGCACCCATAGGGCCTCTCACCTGCCGCACAGAGGCAAAATATACACCGAATCAATAAATCTACAAAACCCAAGTGTATAACAGGACTACTGTTGATCTCtcaagacacacaccacacaccgcaACCCCTGTCCAGACTCTTACCAGTGTGGATCCGTTGATGCACCTTCAAGAACACATGGTTCTTAAAGACCTTTCCACAGTCTTCACAGCGGGCCTCGGTGTCGGGATACTTCCTCTTCCTGCCTCTCTTCCCAGGCTGCCCTGGTTCAGACGCTTGGTCCCCGACCCGGTAACCGCTCAGCTTCACCGGCCGCTTGATCTTACGCTTGCTGTGGCGCAAGCCATGAGTGGACGGGACATAATCGGCATCGTCTGGGTCTTTGCCGTCATCTCTGGGTGACTCAGACAGACAACGCTCGCTGACCTCACCTTCATTCCCAGGGTCGTTTCCTCCATCCTGACCGTCTGTTGCCTTGGCCTCACTGACAGACATCTGATTGGATTCGGCTGAGATGTCATAATCCACAACTGTGTCTGTCACTTTGGTGACAACTGCCTGTGTGTTCTTTCGAGGCCGCCCTCTCTTACGCTTTGGTGGGGCCTGTGCCTCACAGCCAGACTCCCCTCCATTTTTGAATGCTCCATCTGACTTATTCCTAAATGCCCCGTTTGAGTCTTGATGACAGCCGACAGGCACCAGTTCAACACTGTCACATTCTGGCGAGGATACAGTTGCCCCCTCATTTTTTCTGTCTGCACATAGCAGGTCAGTGACCCCAAGGAAGCGGGCGGTGCTCAGGAGTTGCTCAGCGGCagtctgctccacacacacaccggcactgTAAATGAACTCCAGTATTCCCTCAAAGGCCTGTGCGGCTATGCCTTCCAGCTGGTACACAGCCTGGGAAGTAGTGGGcaagtcaacagccatcagcaGGGAGGAGAAGTATTCACTACTGGCTGCTAGAAGTGCTTTGTGCGCTTTGAAGTGCACTTGTTCCACAATGAGGGTGATATCACAAAGAATATCTTTTTTTCTCAGCATATCAAATTTATTCAGGATGGTGTCCTTGTGTGTCTTCGAATGAAAGGCCATCTTAGGTGAAGGTTGATGTTCAGACATTAGGTCATGTAAACACTAACGTTAAGATTTCAGAACTGTTACCAATCAGCATTCATTCGCGAATTAAACgttgttaacgttaacgttacaacaATAGAGGACAAATGCACGACAGACTTGGCTTTGCTTGGTAACCTGTTATAACCTGACTAAGGAAATACGCAGACGTTACTAGTAGTTCCCTGAAAAGTAAATACATGTATGTATTACATTATTTTAAACCAAGCGCCATGGTTTGTCTTAAAACCATGGCTTCCTAGTATCAGTTTATGAAGAGATTCCCATCGATGTGCATACTTGTTTCTTTACTATTTAACTATGTCAAACTACTTAATTCCCCGTGAACCTACCATCTACGGAAAACGACCAAGTATTCAACAAAAAGTAAATAAAGATATAAAGCTTTCAGGACCTTACCTTCCTTAAATAGCTCGTCACTCAACCATCGCGAGAAATGAGAGTACGACGTTTCTTCTATGGGAAATGTGAAGGacgagaagagaaaagaggatcATATCGCCATCGTCTGGTTACATGAAAAATTAGCTCCATCATTCCTTTGCAAAGTGTTTTTCATTCTTGATCAAAGACATTTGTACGCTCGGTTTTCACGCACTGTTGAAACCGCTGCTTCCGAGaccgaggtgaagttagtttgatattcggatattcgacatattcttttttttatttttatgcggCCGGTTTCACCCAGTGTTTGCAGACAGATATGGCCTGTCTACTTGCTCCAAGCCGACCTACTTAGGGACCGTCTATAAAATACCTTCTGAATTAGGCtaccttcatagtctttttttgtcaatagcaacacctctttttatagccactgtatgcacactgtattttatatgaatattttaaagaaaatacattatttcctatGCATGGATTTCTttggaacgtcacgaaaacatgcgtgcgcaaccaagaggcagaaagcaccatagaacagcatagagcaatgcaaaagagcaaaagaatataATGAGTTTTTgcgctgaaaactgcaccaattcgaaatcacaatggttagagaatgtcaaatatgttcaatatccctaacggaatgcatgtcttcgccaaaatgacaaaatacgatgttatattaataatccaaatgaacgtcaaactttgaaatatagtctgaaatgagatgttattatcattgagagaacaggggtatacaaaaaatccgattgtagcttacaacagccgactatttaggttaagtttataacgttgtggacggccactaagcgtcttctgcctcacggctgcgcgcgcatctagttttgttggtaaacgggaaacccgtgtatatgAATGGTCTTGATGAATGTAtgaatgcagaatagttatcctatatgagactcatcagacacacctcttcttatagccactgtatgcacactgtatttgatatgaatattttaaagaaaatacattatttcctatATGAATGGTCTTTTTTtccaatacctcccaagccatgtgacctagtgactccaaaccaatgctgaatagttatcctatatgggactcattaGACACACCTTCTTATagccactgtatgcacactgtattttatatgaatattttaaagaaaatatagTATTTCCTATAAGGAATGGTCCCCTATTAATTCAGAAGGTACTTTATAAACGGTCCCTAAGTAGGTCggctgggagcaagtagacaggtcatctgtttgtaGCCCACACTGTCTGCAAATACGGGGTGAAACCAGCcgcataaataaaaaaaaagaatatatcTGTCGAATATCCGAATAAGGaatatcaaactaacttcacctcggtGCTTCAGAGTGAGGTCTATGGAGCGCATTATGCCTGGACATGCTCCTGAAAACTGAGTTGTTACAGGATTTTCTCAAGTGACTCCCAGAGTCGGATCCCGTCAGGACAGGTGAGTCTGCAGCAGTAATGGAAGGGACATTCTGCAGATAGGCTACAGCAGCCTATGCCTCAATAGGTAATGCCGTCAAAGGAATTCATCACGGTCATAAAACCAAAATAATGCGAGGGTCCAACCCCTACCCCAGATTGCAGCCATGACTatccagatagcaaaatcaggtggcggaccgctggtggtagcctatgccatagacataatatacatagacgccgcattggctgctggaaacaagaaatgcggccgccatcttggacctgtcatactcctcattgcgttgcagcagaaaacacaagatgacagcactgtgcagcatgttcctgctcaaatcggcggaccatactcggggggatttacttttcacaagtaagatttaacattaccgtactattggttgtattttgtattttcgaacaatgtggcctgtagcatagctacatgtatgacctttgcagcaaaaaaaaccgcgtgaaaatctgttcggtattcagtgagatatgattaattaagtgtgctgacagctcattgcacctgccaaacagattacactgagtggagtggatgaccggtccaagatggcggctccaaatctcgtcagcgctagtagggagcagcggtcgatgcggcgtctatgtatattatgtctatggcctATGCTGCCGGTGGCGTGCTACTTGTggtccgccgttggaccaccatatctcatacctgtcaacactcccgtttttcccgggtttctcccgtatttcaaggtcatctcccagcaccctcccgttttttacttctcccggaaaactcccgtaatttgcatggccatcaaacttcattttaaaatcattgatccattcaggttgccagattgtgtatgaaatacaccctacacatacacgatcacttagtttcaatttcaactgttttgtcataggctaaaaccttgcaacccaaaacccaaaataaggaagcgggtgccgactgcgcagccggagtctcgtcgtaagcaagcgggctagttgaatggcctactccagaactagctgttgtgaaattgttgggaatttaattgattaacacatcacataaactgagtgttgttgatacactgaacttgtgccctcggaaccaaatcggacagcaagcagctttggagttttggaagtaggctgcaggcaggcagctgcggataggctacataactggcatgcgtaaggtaatggtaaggtaaaagcaacgaccgaaatgcagtgttgaaacacgtgtatgaaacgtattaaatatgcaaacacagatccggtagcctataaacactgcccccccccccgaaaacaaaatctcccgtttttggaaagctaaatgttgacaggtatgccatATCTTTAAATtgaacttgtcatgaatattaagaaaagttaataaaaatGATATATGGAGTTTAACTGAACAAAAACATGTTTAGCATGGTTCAAATTACGGGGGTTATTGGGGGGGTCCGACACCCCTAGATGAGACTTGGACCCCCCCCCAAAAGAGATGAAAATAATAGTTTGGGGGGTACTGAAAAAAATTAATGTTATCCAATATTGCATGTAATTAAATGTAGTATTACCATCACATACCAAGAATTCAGGATATAATCTAATtgaaggcacactatgcaggttttttagcttaatttaccttcatttaactgcttgagtcattggaatggttatatgacttttttcgggttgaatggtggctgtctcgcttccccctagcgcctgtgaacggaaaaaccacccttgcaactgtgggccggcgggccgacggcctcagtgtcatgAAGTATAACGAGTAGgctacacatacacgccaggcaccggctagaaaaaggtagcgatggagtttctcagacattcgtcatgacagagccagcgaaaaagaagcaaaaaccgagaaaacagtaaggaaattgccaatactgcatagtttacctttaaatacGATTTTCAAACCCTCACCCCCATTGGGCTGTACCATTTCTCTGGTAGCCTACGTTCAGACTATTGTTTGCTATGATATAATACTGACGAATTAAAACAAATGCAGTGTAGTAGACTGCAAAAGCCTGAAACGAATGGGTTAACAAGCGATGGCCAACTGGCCATACATTTGTCTAATATGTCACTGCCTTTGTAACATAGTGATGTTAGCCAACCTTAGAAAAACATTGAGTAGCAAGATCGGTTTAACCGTAGGTCTCccttccactcagcggccacgaCCATCGCCGCTGCTTAGCTTAAAAATCAGGCCTACAATCACACGCCATAGGA
It encodes:
- the zbtb24 gene encoding zinc finger and BTB domain-containing protein 24 isoform X1, which encodes MSEHQPSPKMAFHSKTHKDTILNKFDMLRKKDILCDITLIVEQVHFKAHKALLAASSEYFSSLLMAVDLPTTSQAVYQLEGIAAQAFEGILEFIYSAGVCVEQTAAEQLLSTARFLGVTDLLCADRKNEGATVSSPECDSVELVPVGCHQDSNGAFRNKSDGAFKNGGESGCEAQAPPKRKRGRPRKNTQAVVTKVTDTVVDYDISAESNQMSVSEAKATDGQDGGNDPGNEGEVSERCLSESPRDDGKDPDDADYVPSTHGLRHSKRKIKRPVKLSGYRVGDQASEPGQPGKRGRKRKYPDTEARCEDCGKVFKNHVFLKVHQRIHTGERPYGCHICGKDFTQKHTLLIHQQMHTGEKPHVCTICKKALSTKHSLQEHMNLHTEQKLFSCDQCGRSFTQKRQLKSHYRIHTSQSLPECAHCQRRFLDAAQLKKHLRTHTGEKPFTCEICGKCFTAKSTLQTHIRIHRGEKPYVCSVCGKSFSDASAHRRHVSSHSGKKPFSCSVCSLSFARPDNLKVHAKTHSKEWPRDPSTALETHDAPGEGVVLSSGVSGSASDDVRGLIQLQPYQVPAGGDQQEIQLVVTGDVENINFVPGQESGISIITTTTTTTSESNGAGGGSDPQAAQSLTLLTQPSGHHMLVTQDTGDPSAAHIQTISMLEGQVSTGAGGSVGHGEQMHVILTKEAMEQLHQHAQAQPQPGSQGALQLLQPRGGATQLLPQPHHHAGLPQLTVASDTTAPTQGERESQAIHISSQAGQPICISQTSQQIPSHHIQGQTFQIQAGNVSYLYTTSLAPNT
- the zbtb24 gene encoding zinc finger and BTB domain-containing protein 24 isoform X2; the encoded protein is MAFHSKTHKDTILNKFDMLRKKDILCDITLIVEQVHFKAHKALLAASSEYFSSLLMAVDLPTTSQAVYQLEGIAAQAFEGILEFIYSAGVCVEQTAAEQLLSTARFLGVTDLLCADRKNEGATVSSPECDSVELVPVGCHQDSNGAFRNKSDGAFKNGGESGCEAQAPPKRKRGRPRKNTQAVVTKVTDTVVDYDISAESNQMSVSEAKATDGQDGGNDPGNEGEVSERCLSESPRDDGKDPDDADYVPSTHGLRHSKRKIKRPVKLSGYRVGDQASEPGQPGKRGRKRKYPDTEARCEDCGKVFKNHVFLKVHQRIHTGERPYGCHICGKDFTQKHTLLIHQQMHTGEKPHVCTICKKALSTKHSLQEHMNLHTEQKLFSCDQCGRSFTQKRQLKSHYRIHTSQSLPECAHCQRRFLDAAQLKKHLRTHTGEKPFTCEICGKCFTAKSTLQTHIRIHRGEKPYVCSVCGKSFSDASAHRRHVSSHSGKKPFSCSVCSLSFARPDNLKVHAKTHSKEWPRDPSTALETHDAPGEGVVLSSGVSGSASDDVRGLIQLQPYQVPAGGDQQEIQLVVTGDVENINFVPGQESGISIITTTTTTTSESNGAGGGSDPQAAQSLTLLTQPSGHHMLVTQDTGDPSAAHIQTISMLEGQVSTGAGGSVGHGEQMHVILTKEAMEQLHQHAQAQPQPGSQGALQLLQPRGGATQLLPQPHHHAGLPQLTVASDTTAPTQGERESQAIHISSQAGQPICISQTSQQIPSHHIQGQTFQIQAGNVSYLYTTSLAPNT